In Cercospora beticola chromosome 3, complete sequence, the following proteins share a genomic window:
- a CDS encoding uncharacterized protein (BUSCO:EOG09260RVQ), with translation MDEVENPNLPKAGEASPTLRPTDESQDAADAIGVAVTAPVDTAEAEIVLESVDPTAKPALPASRAAVPVPSRPALIREPSNPPPSQPPPAPPGQPSDPPDFTQEPPDSLTLADLKRIRNTFPNVQVPPKQQLLGDEKVYDFDYQDAQSFPVELEEWFSYSEDELQRLRRCKSVFNDEWRASEEGKVDWLDVTEDARRAFTKAEIAALQQKEAPPEEVTKALMTLTYVGLGIWEETAGRREGCALEDLFPNSTSGGSRLDEYSFSSLQVQWIVAMVDTLHSSGGLVAIYDTLRQICDRDFQNSVPDMSSRNESQSRRGDESMDLWCCLTLMYLFVEVARTAGNGQVLKSDILALQPTFLNYLTQTVARLRWDEHAPIPLTKMLLLAWKAILITLGGISDVERVKSSLKETSEVEKDTRGQPLITASPLDYHLFRQEISSKYPAYQPPPPLFPLEPENNSILPPLKHRRPSYATVPEVAYAGAPSVGTSSIMHQPVHIATPAPSPPPSPAGPGKAGKKQNYQTNQMFPFLYPPLDASSNDLGGKGSTELQDALVGRRWDGADIPTSILEAAELFAKRMRATRAMKQLWEARVDFMKQERGWKKPDDDEQAPVVDDFELLSTPDPSQTAEQGKPIPQTDEQRRLTKVNDYYHDSLPHLQSVVIVLLKAVLQNVTDLVTKGNGQNGLQAGIQFNDTNGVNGTKTGENGINGHTDGIENTMEELDKQRSQEIAAKALSAILLLLLKWFKVSHILQYEYMTQLLLDSNYVPLILKLWQTQEIGRACHFRLDREDRNFFYFCQATSRTGPPAKISPTTRDAGEESEDEAAPPPIKLKRDDPPEQVLSPTFETPDFAHPPEIDELGYPQTALPATPLKSYSYRNVFSAINYLRVLQKVTRRKTHRALLLVSYKSSNHLKKTLKIPIQMLRYYTLKLFKSQVPFCGRKWRQGNMKIITAVWLSVPAELRDDWLSGGGGGMGGACVGDVDGTVEDALPLEQSLRALTHWWNVRNFPEVMGVDKGMLEEELDYFTRELEKMELLREEEMVDEPVLEEPWQGPIEGY, from the coding sequence AtggacgaggtcgagaaCCCCAATCTGCCCAAAGCAGGCGAGGCGAGTCCCACTCTGAGACCAACGGACGAGTCGCAAGATGCAGCGGATGCTATTGGCGTTGCGGTCACAGCGCCAGTAGACACAGCAGAGGCCGAGATAGTATTGGAGAGCGTTGATCCGACTGCGAAGCCCGCATTACCCGCATCTCGAGCTGCTGTTCCTGTGCCTTCTCGTCCGGCCTTGATACGCGAGCCCTCGAACCCACCTCCTTCGCAACCTCCACCAGCGCCTCCAGGGCAGCCGTCAGACCCGCCCGACTTCACACAGGAACCACCCGATAGTCTGACTTTGGCCGACTTGAAGCGAATACGGAACACATTTCCCAACGTTCAGGTTCCACCAAAACAGCAGCTGCTGGGGGATGAGAAAGTGTATGACTTCGACTACCAAGACGCACAATCATTTCCGGTGGAGTTGGAGGAGTGGTTCAGCTACAGCGAAGATGAGTTGCAAAGGCTTCGGAGGTGCAAATCAGTGTTCAACGATGAGTGGAGGGCAAGCGAGGAGGGCAAGGTTGACTGGTTGGACGTCACTGAGGATGCGCGAAGGGCTTTCACCAAAGCCGAAATTGCTGCTTTGCAACAGAAAGAGGCGCCACCGGAAGAGGTCACTAAAGCTCTCATGACGTTGACCTACGTCGGGCTGGGCATATGGGAAGAGACAGCAGGGCGTCGAGAAGGTTGTGCATTGGAAGATCTGTTCCCGAACAGCACCTCTGGCGGATCGAGGCTCGATGAGTACTCATTTTCGAGCCTTCAAGTGCAATGGATTGTCGCCATGGTCGATACATTGCACTCCAGCGGCGGTCTGGTAGCCATATACGACACACTTCGGCAGATATGTGATCGCGACTTCCAAAATTCTGTCCCGGATATGTCGTCGCGCAACGAATCTCAATCTCGACGCGGCGATGAAAGCATGGATTTGTGGTGTTGCTTGACACTCATGTATTTGTTTGTCGAAGTCGCCAGAACTGCAGGCAATGGACAGGTACTAAAATCAGACATTCTGGCACTTCAGCCCACTTTCCTGAACTATCTCACCCAAACCGTTGCCAGGTTACGTTGGGACGAACACGCGCCGATACCGCTGACGAAAAtgcttctcctcgcctgGAAAGCGATCCTGATTACACTTGGGGGGATTTCAGATGTTGAGAGGGTCAAGTCATCACTGAAAGAGACGAGCGAGGTGGAAAAAGACACTCGCGGACAGCCGCTGATAACAGCGTCTCCTTTGGACTACCATCTGTTTCGGCAAGAGATCAGCTCAAAGTACCCAGCATAtcaacctcctccgccgctttTCCCCCTGGAACCTGAAAATAACAGTATTCTGCCACCACTGAAGCACCGTCGGCCAAGCTACGCCACGGTACCAGAGGTAGCGTATGCTGGAGCGCCCTCGGTAGGCACATCGTCCATCATGCATCAGCCTGTGCACATAGCAACGCCAgcaccttctccaccaccTTCTCCTGCGGGCCCTGGTAAGGCCGGAAAGAAGCAAAACTACCAGACCAACCAAATGTTTCCCTTTCTGTACCCGCCCCTCGATGCCAGTAGCAATGACCTTGGTGGGAAGGGTAGCACTGAGCTACAAGATGCTCTCGTTGGGAGGAGGTGGGATGGTGCTGACATTCCCACCAGTATCCTCGAGGCCGCCGAGCTGTTCGCCAAACGCATGCGGGCAACTCGTGCTATGAAGCAGCTCTGGGAGGCGCGTGTCGACTTCATGAAGCAAGAACGAGGATGGAAGAAgcctgatgatgatgaacagGCCCCTGTTGTTGACGACTTCGAGCTTTTGTCAACACCCGATCCGTCACAGACAGCAGAGCAAGGCAAACCAATACCGCAGACCGACGAGCAGCGGCGATTGACCAAAGTCAACGACTACTACCATGACTCCCTACCACATCTGCAGAGCGTGGTGATAGTGTTGCTCAAGGCAGTCTTGCAGAATGTTACCGACCTTGTTACTAAGGGTAATGGTCAGAACGGGCTGCAAGCTGGCATTCAATTCAACGACACGAATGGCGTGAACGGCACGAAAACAGGCGAGAACGGCATAAACGGCCACACGGACGGGATTGAAAATACAATGGAGGAACTCGACAAACAACGTTCGCAGGAGATCGCTGCGAAGGCGTTGAGCGCGATTCTGCTCCTGCTACTGAAGTGGTTCAAGGTATCGCACATCTTGCAATATGAATACATGACACAGCTTTTACTGGACTCCAACTACGTACCTCTGATCCTCAAGCTCTGGCAGACGCAAGAGATCGGTCGAGCCTGCCACTTCCGCTTGGATCGAGAAGACCGCAACTTTTTCTACTTCTGCCAGGCTACTTCCCGCACAGGCCCACCAGCAAAGATCTCGCCAACGACAAGAGACGCCGGTGAAGAATCCGAAGACGAGGCCGCGCCTCCACCCATCAAGCTGAAACGAGACGATCCGCCCGAGCAAGTCCTATCACCAACATTTGAAACCCCAGATTTCGCCCATCCTCCGGAGATCGATGAGCTTGGCTACCCGCAGACAGCACTTCCAGCCACGCCGCTCAAGAGCTATTCTTATCGCAACGTCTTCAGCGCCATAAACTATCTTCGCGTACTGCAGAAAGTGACCAGACGCAAGACCCACCGGGCACTGTTGCTCGTGAGCTACAAGAGCTCAAACCACCTCAAAAAGACGCTCAAGATTCCAATTCAGATGCTTCGCTATTACACACTGAAGCTGTTCAAATCTCAAGTACCCTTCTGCGGCCGCAAGTGGCGCCAAGGGAACATGAAGATCATCACCGCTGTTTGGCTTTCAGTCCCCGCAGAGCTGCGTGATGATTGGTTGtccggcggcggaggaggtatGGGAGGTGCATGTGTTGGTGATGTCGATGGCACTGTCGAGGACGCTCTGCCGCTGGAGCAAAGTCTGCGAGCGCTGACGCATTGGTGGAATGTTCGGAATTTCCCAGAGGTGATGGGCGTCGATAAGGGAATGCTCGAGGAGGAGCTCGATTACTTCACGCGTGAACTTGAGAAGATGGAACTCTTGAGGGAAGAAGAAATGGTGGATGAGCCGGTGTTAGAAGAGCCTTGGCAAGGTCCCATCGAAGGATACTGA
- the ATP2 gene encoding atp2, beta subunit of the F1 sector of mitochondrial F1F0 ATP synthase (BUSCO:EOG09261T74) — MLKNGIARSLRASAFRPALRQQALKPKSFVPAISQRFASSDSARDGKVHQVIGAVVDVKFPTDQLPPILNALEATNGGQKLVLEVAQHLGENVVRCIAMDGTEGLVRGQTATDSGNPILIPVGPGTLGRIMNVTGDPIDERGPIKHEKKLPIHQEPPEFVDQSTSAEVLVTGIKVVDLLAPYARGGKIGLFGGAGVGKTVFIQELINNIAKAHGGYSVFTGVGERTREGNDLYHEMQETGVIQLEGESKVALVFGQMNEPPGARARVALTGLTVAEYFRDEEGQDVLLFIDNIFRFTQAGAEVSALLGRIPSAVGYQPTLAIDMGGMQERITTTKKGSITSVQAVYVPADDLTDPAPATTFAHLDATTVLSRGISELGIYPAVDPLDSASRMLDPRIIGQDHYDTALKVQQMLQEYKSLQDIIAILGMDELSEADKLTVERARKIQRFLSQPFTVAQVFTGIEGKLVDLKETISSFKKIIDGEGDELPEGAFYMVGSFADAQEKGKKILADLEKS, encoded by the exons atgctgaagaa CGGCATCGCTCGGTCGCTGCGCGCCTCGGCCTTCCGCCCTGCTCTTCGCCAGCAGGCCCTCAAGCCAAAGAGCTTCGTGCCTGCCATCTCACAGCGATTCGCCTCGAGCGACTCTGCCCGTGATGGCAAGGTTCATCAGGTCATTGGTGCCGTCGTGGACG TGAAATTCCCAACCGATCAGCTCCCACCGATTCTCAACGCTCTCGAGGCAACAAACGGCGGACAGAAGCTAGTCTTGGAGGTCGCG CAACATCTTGGCGAGAACGTCGTGCGATGCATTGCCATGGACGGAACTGAGGGTCTCGTCCGTGGACAAACTGCCACCGACTCTGGCAACCCAATCTTGATCCCAGTCGGCCCAGGTACTCTTGGCCGTATCATGAACGTCACTGGTGACCCAATCGACGAGCGTGGACCCATCAAgcacgagaagaagcttcctATCCACCAGGAGCCTCCGGAGTTCGTCGACCAATCTACATCCGCAGAGGTGCTCGTCACCGGTATCAAGGTCGTGGATCTGCTCGCCCCATACGCCCGTGGTGGTAAGATTGGTCTTTTCGGCGGTGCTGGTGTCGGAAAGACTGTGTTCATCCAGGAGCTCATT AACAACATTGCTAAGGCTCACGGTGGTTACTCTGTCTTCACTGGTGTCGGCGAGCGTACTCGTGAGGGTAACGACTTGTACCACGAAATGCAGGAAACTGGTGTCATTCAGCTCGAGGGCGAGTCCAAGGTCGCCCTGGTGTTCGGTCAGATGAACGAGCCTCCCGGAGCCCGTGCCCGTGTTGCTCTTACTGGT CTGACTGTCGCCGAATACTTCCgcgacgaagaaggacaGGATG TGCTTCTTTTCATCGACAACATCTTCCGTTTCACCCAGGCTGGTGCTGAGGTGTCTGCTCTCCTCGGTCGTATCCCATCTGCCGTCGGTTACCAGCCAACTCTTGCCATCGACATGGGTGGTATGCAAGAGCGTATCACAACCACCAAGAAGGGATCCATCACATCTGTGCAGGCCGTGTACGTGCCAGCTGACGATTTGACTGATCCTGCTCCTGCCACCACCTTCGCTCACTTGGACGCCACCACTGTGCTTTCCCGTGGTATCTCTGAGTTGGGTATCTACCCTGCTGTCGACCCTCTGGATTCCGCCTCTCGTATGCTTGACCCACGTATCATCGGACAGGACCACTACGACACTGCTCTGAAGGTGCAGCAAATGCTCCAGGAGTACAAGTCTCTCCAGGATATCATTGCCATTCTGGGTATGGACGAACTTTCGGAAGCTGACAAGCTTACTGTCGAGCGAGCCCGTAAGATCCAGCGTTTCCTGAGCCAGCCTTTCACAGTCGCCCAGGTTTTCACTGGTATTGAGGGCAAGCTTGTCGACTTGAAGGAGACCATCAGCTCTTTCAAGAAGATCATTGATGGTGAGGGTGATGAGCTCCCAGAAGGTGCTTTCTACATGGTCGGCAGCTTCGCAGATGCACaggagaagggcaagaagatcttGGCAGACCTCGAGAAGTCGTAG